From Actinomycetota bacterium, the proteins below share one genomic window:
- a CDS encoding alpha/beta hydrolase, translating into MRQDIEFDAEGVTLRGWLYLPDGVTGPVPTVVMAHGFSAVKEMFLDSFAEAFAAGGLGALVFDNRNFGASDGEPRQEIDPWAQVRDYRHAITWAQTRSEVDPDRIGVWGTSYSGGHVLVVGAIDRRVKCVVSQVPLVSGYRNIQRLVRQDFMAPNRAAMEQDRAARYRGEPPAMVPVVDPDPMAVSALPTPDSWEWFSEAGKSRAPAWQNEVTLRTVEMLMEYEPSAYLERISPTPLLMVVAALDHLTPTDLALEAYQRAREPKKLVLLPDAHFDAYVKGFDAASGAARDWFLEHLSGRATT; encoded by the coding sequence ATGCGGCAGGATATCGAGTTCGACGCCGAAGGGGTGACGCTGCGGGGCTGGCTGTATCTGCCCGATGGGGTTACCGGCCCGGTTCCCACGGTCGTCATGGCCCACGGCTTCTCCGCCGTCAAGGAGATGTTCCTGGACAGCTTCGCCGAGGCGTTCGCTGCCGGCGGGCTGGGAGCGCTGGTGTTCGACAACCGCAACTTCGGCGCCAGCGACGGCGAACCGCGCCAGGAGATCGACCCGTGGGCCCAGGTGCGCGATTATCGCCATGCGATTACCTGGGCGCAGACCCGCTCGGAGGTCGACCCCGACCGCATCGGCGTGTGGGGAACGAGCTACAGCGGCGGCCACGTGCTGGTGGTCGGAGCGATCGACCGGCGCGTCAAGTGTGTTGTCTCCCAGGTGCCGCTGGTCAGCGGCTACCGGAACATCCAGCGGCTCGTCCGCCAGGACTTCATGGCCCCCAACCGCGCGGCCATGGAGCAGGACCGTGCCGCCCGCTACCGCGGCGAGCCGCCCGCGATGGTCCCCGTCGTCGACCCCGACCCCATGGCCGTCTCGGCCCTGCCCACCCCCGACTCCTGGGAGTGGTTCAGCGAGGCGGGCAAGAGCCGCGCGCCGGCGTGGCAGAACGAGGTCACGCTACGAACCGTCGAGATGCTGATGGAGTACGAGCCCAGCGCCTACCTGGAGCGCATCAGCCCCACCCCACTGCTGATGGTCGTCGCCGCGCTCGACCACCTCACCCCGACCGACCTCGCGCTGGAGGCCTACCAGCGGGCGCGCGAGCCGAAGAAGCTGGTGCTGCTGCCCGACGCCCACTTCGACGCCTACGTCAAGGGCTTCGACGCGGCCAGCGGCGCCGCCCGCGACTGGTTCCTGGAGCATTTGTCAGGTCGAGCGACTACCTAA
- a CDS encoding nuclear transport factor 2 family protein: MAATRSPQEVFDHHAQALGAEDLDEIVADYSDDAIFITPSGVLRGKDSIRQAFTKLLGEIPQAAWDLKTTLFEDDILFLEWSAEGGGNRIEDGIDTFVFRDGLIRVQTVRYTLQPAS; this comes from the coding sequence ATGGCCGCGACGCGAAGCCCCCAGGAGGTCTTCGACCATCACGCGCAGGCGCTGGGAGCCGAGGACCTGGACGAGATCGTCGCCGACTACAGCGACGACGCCATCTTCATCACCCCATCCGGCGTGCTCCGCGGCAAGGACAGCATCCGCCAGGCATTCACCAAGCTCCTCGGCGAGATCCCGCAGGCCGCCTGGGACCTCAAGACCACCCTCTTCGAGGACGACATCCTGTTCCTGGAGTGGAGCGCCGAGGGCGGCGGCAACCGCATCGAGGACGGCATCGACACCTTCGTCTTCCGCGACGGCCTCATCCGGGTCCAGACCGTCCGCTACACCTTGCAGCCCGCTTCCTGA